The Flavobacteriales bacterium genome contains a region encoding:
- the pckA gene encoding phosphoenolpyruvate carboxykinase (ATP) — protein sequence MKNVSIKSLEDLRITEVNANWNLSAEQLTEISLSKNYATLANSGAISINTGEFTGRSPKDRFVVKDSTTENVVWWGDVNIPFSPEKYHTLYNKVTEYLKGKDVYVRDVYACADENFRLNIRVINEYPWSNLFAYNMFLRPTEEELNNFTPDWSIINVPSFMANAEIDGTRQHNFAIINFTDKNILIGGTGYTGEIKKGIFSVLNFILPHEKNVLSMHCSANVGANGDTAVFFGLSGTGKTTLSADPNRKLIGDDEHGWSDNSVFNFEGGCYAKCIDLTAEKEPDIFAAIKKGALLENIIFKNGTKDVDFEDSSITENTRVSYPIDHIRNIAIPSMASAPQNIFFLTCDAFGVLPPISKLNTGQAMYHFISGYTAKVAGTEEGITEPSTTFSACFGEPFLPLHPTRYAELLGEKMKSSQVNVWLVNTGWSGGAYGIGSRLSLKYTRSLITAALEGKLESVEYKKHEVFGLAMPSQCDDVPSEILNPRNTWEDKSAYDLKANELAQAFNNNFDKYSDFANQEILDSAPKLKVLS from the coding sequence ATGAAAAATGTGAGCATCAAATCCTTAGAAGATTTGAGAATTACTGAAGTTAATGCAAATTGGAACCTTTCAGCCGAACAACTTACTGAGATATCTCTTTCAAAGAACTACGCCACTTTGGCAAATTCTGGTGCTATTTCTATCAATACAGGAGAGTTTACCGGACGTTCACCTAAGGATAGGTTTGTAGTCAAAGACAGTACTACTGAAAATGTCGTTTGGTGGGGCGATGTCAATATTCCTTTTAGTCCTGAAAAATACCACACTCTTTATAATAAAGTAACAGAATACCTCAAAGGTAAAGACGTATATGTCAGAGATGTTTATGCTTGTGCAGATGAAAATTTTCGATTAAACATTAGAGTAATCAACGAATACCCTTGGTCTAACCTATTTGCCTACAATATGTTCTTACGACCAACTGAAGAAGAACTTAACAACTTCACTCCCGATTGGTCGATTATTAATGTACCAAGTTTTATGGCAAATGCTGAAATTGATGGCACTAGACAACATAACTTCGCTATCATCAATTTTACCGATAAAAACATTTTAATTGGTGGAACTGGCTACACGGGAGAAATCAAAAAAGGTATTTTTTCAGTACTAAATTTCATTCTTCCACATGAGAAAAATGTACTTTCAATGCACTGTTCAGCCAATGTCGGTGCTAATGGAGATACTGCTGTGTTTTTTGGACTATCTGGAACAGGAAAAACTACCCTATCTGCCGACCCCAATAGAAAATTAATTGGTGATGACGAACACGGTTGGAGCGATAATAGTGTGTTTAATTTTGAAGGAGGGTGTTATGCTAAGTGTATTGATTTAACCGCCGAAAAAGAACCCGATATTTTTGCAGCAATTAAAAAAGGTGCTTTACTAGAGAATATAATCTTTAAAAACGGCACAAAAGATGTTGATTTTGAAGACAGTAGCATTACTGAAAACACTAGAGTCAGCTATCCTATTGACCATATCCGAAATATTGCTATTCCATCAATGGCAAGTGCACCCCAAAATATTTTCTTTTTGACTTGCGATGCTTTTGGTGTATTACCTCCAATATCTAAACTGAATACTGGACAAGCTATGTATCATTTTATTTCTGGCTATACAGCCAAGGTAGCTGGTACAGAAGAAGGTATTACAGAACCTAGCACTACTTTTTCGGCTTGTTTTGGAGAACCATTCTTGCCCTTACACCCTACTAGATATGCCGAGCTATTAGGCGAAAAAATGAAAAGTAGTCAAGTTAATGTTTGGCTAGTCAATACGGGTTGGTCAGGAGGAGCTTATGGAATAGGCTCACGATTAAGTTTAAAATATACACGTTCTTTAATAACTGCAGCTTTAGAAGGCAAGTTAGAAAGTGTAGAATATAAAAAACATGAGGTTTTTGGTTTGGCTATGCCAAGCCAATGCGATGATGTTCCCTCAGAAATTTTAAACCCAAGAAATACATGGGAAGATAAATCAGCGTATGATTTAAAAGCCAATGAATTGGCACAAGCGTTTAATAATAACTTTGATAAGTATTCGGATTTTGCTAATCAAGAAATATTAGATAGCGCACCGAAGTTAAAAGTACTTTCGTAA
- a CDS encoding type B 50S ribosomal protein L31, which translates to MKKGIHPENYRHVVMQDISTGFTVLTKSTANTKDTIKWEDGNEYPLIKMEISSDSHPYYTGKMKLVDTAGRIDKFKNKYSKFSK; encoded by the coding sequence ATGAAAAAAGGCATACACCCAGAAAATTATAGACATGTAGTGATGCAAGACATCTCAACAGGTTTCACTGTATTAACAAAATCAACAGCTAATACTAAAGATACTATCAAGTGGGAAGACGGTAATGAATATCCTCTTATTAAAATGGAGATTTCTTCAGATTCACATCCTTATTACACTGGAAAAATGAAATTAGTCGATACTGCAGGTCGTATTGATAAGTTTAAAAACAAATACTCTAAATTCTCTAAATAA
- a CDS encoding acyl-CoA reductase: MIIEDRIKAFEKLGNFLMDFCDENSNSNHPLETIIQSSSSYNGWFTSNNIKSSISAICNNLSSTKLSSWLSSYSIPVDGKKNVSIIMAGNIPLVGFNDFLCVLMSGHRAIIKLSSKDNRLFLPIIEELIKIEPRFKDDIKLVEKVENFDAVIATGSNESFKHFEYYFKDYPTLLRKSRTSVAILTGEESLDERKALANDIFLYYGLGCRNVTKLYVPKNYDLNLLFEVFFEYQDVVLNNKYANNYDYYRAIYMMGNHNILENGFLILKEDKALHSPVAVLNYEYYDEIESLALQLDELKEDIQCIVGKGYIPFGKAQQPDLEDYADGVDTLRFLESI; this comes from the coding sequence ATGATAATAGAAGATAGAATAAAGGCTTTTGAAAAATTAGGTAATTTTTTAATGGATTTTTGTGATGAAAATTCTAATTCAAATCATCCTTTAGAAACCATCATACAATCCTCATCTTCTTATAACGGTTGGTTTACATCGAATAACATAAAGTCTTCTATATCAGCTATATGCAACAATTTGAGTTCTACTAAACTATCCTCATGGTTATCTTCATATTCTATTCCTGTTGATGGAAAAAAGAATGTTTCTATTATAATGGCTGGTAATATTCCATTGGTTGGTTTTAATGATTTTCTATGTGTTTTGATGAGTGGGCATAGGGCTATTATCAAACTATCATCTAAAGACAACCGTTTATTTTTACCAATCATTGAAGAGTTGATAAAAATTGAGCCACGTTTTAAAGATGATATTAAGTTAGTGGAAAAAGTTGAAAATTTCGACGCTGTTATCGCCACAGGAAGTAATGAATCCTTCAAGCATTTTGAATACTACTTTAAAGATTATCCTACTTTGTTAAGAAAGAGCCGTACTTCTGTAGCAATTCTAACAGGAGAGGAGAGTTTAGATGAAAGAAAAGCATTAGCTAATGATATCTTCTTATACTATGGTTTGGGTTGTAGAAATGTAACCAAACTTTATGTTCCTAAAAATTATGATTTAAATCTCTTGTTTGAAGTCTTTTTTGAATACCAAGATGTGGTCTTGAATAATAAATACGCTAATAATTACGATTATTACAGAGCCATATACATGATGGGTAATCATAATATCTTAGAAAATGGTTTCCTTATTCTCAAAGAGGACAAAGCCTTGCATTCTCCTGTAGCAGTCTTAAATTACGAGTACTACGATGAAATAGAATCATTGGCACTTCAACTTGACGAATTGAAAGAAGATATTCAATGTATTGTAGGCAAGGGTTACATTCCTTTTGGTAAGGCACAACAACCTGATTTAGAGGATTATGCTGATGGTGTTGATACACTACGTTTTCTTGAGTCTATCTAG
- a CDS encoding 4Fe-4S dicluster domain-containing protein produces the protein MAIKISDECINCGACEPECPNNAIYEGGMEWHFSDGTTLSGTITPKSGGDYDADASQEPVDYDVYYIVTDKCTECKGFHDEPQCAAVCPVDCCIPDEDNVETEEELLSKKDFLHS, from the coding sequence ATGGCAATTAAAATTTCTGATGAATGCATAAACTGCGGTGCTTGTGAACCTGAATGTCCAAACAATGCTATCTATGAAGGTGGTATGGAATGGCATTTCTCTGATGGCACTACCCTATCTGGTACCATAACACCTAAGAGTGGTGGTGATTACGATGCTGATGCTTCACAAGAACCTGTCGATTATGACGTTTATTATATAGTTACTGACAAATGTACTGAGTGTAAAGGTTTTCATGATGAGCCTCAATGTGCTGCAGTTTGTCCAGTAGATTGCTGTATTCCTGATGAGGATAATGTTGAGACAGAAGAAGAACTATTATCTAAAAAAGACTTTTTACATTCTTAG
- the serC gene encoding 3-phosphoserine/phosphohydroxythreonine transaminase, producing the protein MKKHNFSAGPCILPQQVFKEASSSILNFNNLNLSLIEISHRSADFVAVMEEAVQLVKELLEVPSGYSVLFLQGGASMEFLMVASNLMKVGGKAGYLDTGVWSSKAIKEAKLFGDTQILASSKDKNYSYIPKDYAIPSDLDYFHCTSNNTIFGTQIKAFPLTDVVTVCDMSSDIFSKKIDVSKFDLIYAGAQKNLGPAGTTLVIVKDEILGHTGREIPTMLDYKTHIDKESMFNTPPVFPIYVSMLTMRWLKENGGVSWIEKVNQQKADLLYQTIDNSSIFKGSANKEDRSTMNATFLLTNTELEEEFNKMCANGGINGLKGHRSVGGYRASMYNAMPLESVQALVEIMNELERKG; encoded by the coding sequence ATGAAAAAGCATAATTTTAGTGCAGGACCTTGCATTCTACCCCAACAAGTTTTTAAAGAAGCATCATCTTCCATTTTAAACTTCAATAATTTAAACCTTTCCTTGATAGAGATATCTCATAGAAGTGCTGACTTTGTTGCTGTTATGGAGGAGGCTGTACAACTCGTTAAAGAACTTTTAGAAGTGCCTTCAGGCTATTCAGTTTTATTCTTACAAGGTGGAGCTAGTATGGAATTTTTGATGGTAGCTAGCAATCTAATGAAAGTTGGCGGAAAAGCTGGCTATTTGGACACAGGAGTTTGGTCATCAAAAGCAATCAAGGAAGCTAAATTGTTCGGTGATACTCAAATATTGGCTAGTTCCAAAGACAAGAATTATAGCTACATCCCTAAAGATTATGCTATTCCTTCTGATTTAGATTATTTTCACTGCACTTCAAACAACACTATTTTTGGTACGCAAATAAAAGCGTTTCCACTAACAGATGTGGTTACCGTCTGTGATATGTCATCAGATATTTTCAGTAAGAAAATTGATGTTTCTAAATTTGACTTAATTTATGCTGGAGCACAGAAGAATTTGGGACCTGCAGGGACTACTTTAGTTATTGTAAAAGATGAAATATTAGGACACACTGGTAGAGAAATTCCTACTATGCTAGATTATAAAACACACATAGACAAGGAAAGTATGTTCAACACTCCTCCGGTTTTTCCAATCTATGTAAGCATGCTTACAATGCGTTGGTTGAAAGAGAATGGTGGTGTTAGTTGGATAGAAAAAGTAAATCAGCAAAAAGCAGATTTACTTTACCAAACTATTGACAATAGCTCAATCTTTAAAGGAAGTGCTAATAAAGAAGACCGTTCGACTATGAATGCTACTTTCCTATTGACTAATACAGAGCTAGAAGAAGAATTTAATAAAATGTGTGCTAATGGTGGTATTAATGGACTTAAAGGTCACCGTTCTGTAGGTGGTTACAGAGCATCTATGTACAATGCTATGCCACTAGAGAGTGTCCAAGCTCTAGTAGAAATAATGAACGAATTAGAAAGAAAAGGATAA
- a CDS encoding D-2-hydroxyacid dehydrogenase — MTKVLANDGISQLGIDTLESAGFEVITQKVAQEQLANVINEKNISVLLVRSATTARKELIDACPNLKMIGRGGVGMDNIDVDYAKSKGLEVVNTPAASSESVAELVFSHLFNMVRFVYDSNRQMPLEGDSKFNELKKAYAKGTELKGKTLGIIGFGRIGQEVAKRAIGLGMKVIANDKFIKNATVELNFFDGQTANFDIKTVSFNDVLKESDYITLHIPKLSDKAVIGEKEIEMMKDGVGIVNAARGGVIDEDALMSALDSGKISSAGLDVFENEPKPKIKLLMQSNVSLTPHIGAATNEAQDRVGKELADKIVSYFN, encoded by the coding sequence ATGACAAAAGTACTTGCCAACGATGGCATCTCACAACTAGGAATTGACACTTTAGAATCTGCTGGTTTTGAAGTGATAACTCAAAAAGTAGCCCAAGAGCAATTGGCTAATGTGATTAATGAAAAGAATATTAGTGTTTTATTAGTAAGATCGGCTACTACGGCTAGAAAAGAACTTATTGACGCTTGTCCAAACTTAAAAATGATTGGTCGTGGTGGTGTTGGAATGGATAATATTGATGTAGACTATGCTAAAAGCAAAGGCTTAGAAGTGGTTAATACTCCTGCAGCATCTTCTGAGTCAGTAGCTGAACTGGTATTCTCTCACCTATTTAATATGGTACGTTTTGTGTACGATTCTAATCGACAAATGCCATTAGAAGGAGATTCTAAATTTAATGAATTGAAAAAGGCTTATGCTAAAGGTACAGAGTTGAAAGGCAAGACACTAGGGATTATTGGCTTTGGAAGAATTGGTCAAGAAGTGGCCAAAAGAGCTATTGGACTAGGTATGAAAGTTATTGCTAATGATAAATTCATCAAAAATGCTACAGTTGAGTTAAATTTCTTTGATGGACAAACAGCCAATTTTGATATAAAAACGGTTTCCTTTAATGATGTTCTTAAAGAAAGTGATTACATCACCCTTCATATTCCTAAACTTTCTGATAAAGCTGTTATTGGCGAGAAAGAAATAGAAATGATGAAAGATGGCGTAGGAATTGTCAATGCTGCTAGAGGTGGCGTTATAGATGAAGATGCTTTAATGAGTGCCTTAGATAGTGGCAAAATATCATCTGCAGGTTTGGATGTGTTTGAAAATGAGCCTAAACCTAAAATCAAACTATTAATGCAGTCCAATGTTTCTTTAACACCACATATTGGTGCAGCGACCAATGAAGCTCAAGATAGAGTAGGTAAAGAGTTAGCCGATAAGATAGTATCTTATTTTAACTAA